A DNA window from Mycolicibacter terrae contains the following coding sequences:
- the meaB gene encoding methylmalonyl Co-A mutase-associated GTPase MeaB, with amino-acid sequence MTIPELLAAARDGSVRATGRLLSLVESGRRVEVLSAVGPATTRVIGVTGPPGAGKSTTIAALVGAYRERGLRVGVLAVDPSSPYSGGALLGDRIRMAAHINDPAVLIRSVASRGHLGGLAEAVPAALQLLAGLGYDVLLLETVGVGQSEIEIAAIADPTVVVLNPGAGDAVQAAKAGLLEVADIVVVNKADREGAQQTVRDLRVELKHTGAPILTLIAARGEGLGELVDTIEGHHRTDSRERRLARARSQILSLAQTRLRTHPALNGLAELVVDGGGDPYSAAQRLLSPGGE; translated from the coding sequence ATGACGATCCCCGAGTTGCTCGCCGCCGCGCGTGATGGATCCGTCCGGGCGACGGGGCGGCTGCTCAGCCTGGTCGAAAGCGGCCGGCGGGTCGAGGTGCTGTCGGCCGTCGGGCCGGCCACCACCCGGGTCATCGGGGTGACCGGGCCGCCGGGCGCGGGCAAGTCCACCACGATCGCCGCACTGGTAGGGGCGTATCGGGAACGGGGGCTGCGAGTCGGGGTGCTCGCCGTCGACCCGTCGTCGCCGTACAGCGGCGGCGCACTGCTCGGCGATCGCATCCGGATGGCCGCGCACATCAACGATCCGGCGGTGCTGATCCGGTCGGTGGCCTCCCGCGGCCACCTCGGCGGGTTGGCCGAAGCGGTGCCCGCGGCCCTCCAGTTGCTGGCCGGGCTCGGTTACGACGTGCTGCTGCTGGAGACGGTCGGGGTGGGCCAATCCGAGATCGAGATCGCCGCGATCGCCGACCCGACGGTCGTCGTGCTCAATCCCGGTGCCGGCGACGCGGTGCAGGCCGCCAAGGCCGGGTTGCTGGAGGTGGCCGACATCGTGGTGGTCAACAAAGCCGACCGCGAGGGCGCCCAGCAGACCGTACGTGACCTGCGGGTCGAGCTGAAGCACACCGGCGCACCGATTCTCACCCTGATCGCCGCGCGGGGCGAGGGTCTCGGCGAATTGGTGGACACCATCGAGGGGCACCACCGAACCGACAGCCGGGAGCGCCGGTTGGCGCGGGCACGCTCGCAGATCCTGTCGCTGGCACAGACCCGGCTGCGGACCCACCCGGCGCTCAACGGGCTCGCCGAGCTGGTTGTCGACGGAGGCGGTGATCCGTACTCGGCTGCGCAGCGGTTGCTGTCACCCGGCGGCGAGTAG
- a CDS encoding NAD(P)H-dependent amine dehydrogenase family protein, with product MPTVPYRIVQWTTGNVGKSSARAITANPDYQLVGLFAWSDDKVGRDVGELVGIGPLGVSATNDTAALLALKPDCVVYNPMWINVDELVEILSAGVNVVTSASFITGGNLGADRARLDEACRRGGSTLFGSGVSPGFAELLAIVAATACDRIDKITITESADTTLYDSPDTERPVGFGSAIDDPDLAPMAAKGTAIFAEAVQLVADAIGVELDEITCVSEYAQTTADLPMASWTIPAGHVAGVFASWRGMVNGETVIDINVRWRKGQTLEPDWQLDGDGWKITIDGRPTVNMQVGFTPPPDMIASATSIDDFFELGHIMTAMPPINAIPAVVAAEPGIATYNDLPLPLPRWSARNRS from the coding sequence ATGCCGACCGTCCCATACCGGATCGTTCAGTGGACGACCGGCAACGTCGGGAAAAGTTCCGCCCGGGCGATCACCGCCAATCCGGACTATCAACTCGTCGGACTCTTCGCGTGGTCGGACGACAAGGTCGGCCGCGACGTCGGCGAGCTGGTCGGCATCGGCCCGCTCGGCGTCTCGGCCACCAACGACACCGCGGCGCTGCTGGCGCTGAAACCCGACTGTGTCGTCTACAACCCGATGTGGATCAACGTCGACGAGCTGGTGGAGATCCTGTCGGCGGGCGTCAACGTCGTGACCTCGGCATCGTTCATCACCGGCGGCAATCTCGGCGCGGATCGGGCCCGGCTCGACGAAGCGTGCCGCAGGGGCGGTTCCACCCTGTTCGGCTCCGGGGTCAGTCCGGGCTTCGCGGAGCTGCTGGCCATCGTGGCGGCGACGGCGTGCGACCGGATCGACAAGATCACCATCACCGAATCGGCCGACACCACGCTCTACGACTCCCCCGACACCGAGCGCCCGGTGGGTTTCGGGTCCGCGATCGACGACCCGGACCTGGCGCCGATGGCCGCCAAGGGCACCGCGATATTCGCCGAAGCGGTGCAGCTGGTCGCCGACGCGATCGGCGTCGAGCTCGACGAGATCACCTGCGTCTCCGAATATGCCCAGACCACCGCGGATCTGCCGATGGCGTCGTGGACCATCCCGGCGGGCCATGTGGCGGGTGTATTCGCCAGCTGGCGGGGAATGGTCAACGGCGAGACCGTGATCGACATCAATGTGCGGTGGCGCAAAGGCCAGACGCTGGAGCCGGATTGGCAGCTGGACGGCGACGGCTGGAAGATCACCATCGACGGCCGCCCGACGGTGAACATGCAAGTCGGCTTCACCCCGCCACCGGACATGATCGCCTCGGCCACATCCATCGACGACTTCTTCGAGCTCGGCCACATCATGACCGCGATGCCGCCGATCAACGCCATTCCGGCCGTGGTGGCCGCCGAGCCCGGCATCGCCACCTACAACGACCTGCCGCTTCCGCTGCCGCGCTGGTCGGCTCGCAACCGGTCCTAG
- a CDS encoding aldehyde dehydrogenase family protein: MSVRTVLDDIRKVPGTGDVIPVIDPATEEQLTEFTDCGPEAVNDAVARAKATAESGVWSQMADYDRARVLWKVADLIDENAEVLAELESLNAGIPASQAGIITKVGSEWFRYYAGWCTKIDGIARDVNTGGLTGIESHQHVYTLREPYGVVGLIFPWNGPVFNFCAKLAPSLAAGCSSVVKPAEETPLSALVLDRILSEAGVPDGVVNMVLGYGHTAGAAITAHPDVEKVAFTGSTEVGREIVRASAASNLNKVTLELGGKSPVLIYDDADLDMAITMAAFGTFVHSGQACVCGSRIFAQRGVYERVVEGIANMANMMQLGGPKDDGVMVGPLISQKQLTRVLGYLEQGRSDGAELVTGGHRLDRKGYFVHPTVVTNVDPDSSRLFQEEIFGPVVTILPFDDDDEAIALANNSSYGLAATAWTSNLGRAHRLAKRLKAGTVGLNCQMQFDHSMPFGGYKQSGWGYESGKAGIETYLQTKIVWAQM; the protein is encoded by the coding sequence ATGTCGGTGCGCACGGTGTTGGACGACATCCGGAAAGTCCCCGGTACCGGTGACGTGATCCCGGTCATCGATCCCGCCACCGAAGAGCAGCTCACCGAATTCACCGACTGCGGGCCCGAAGCCGTCAACGACGCCGTCGCCCGGGCCAAAGCCACCGCCGAGTCCGGGGTGTGGTCGCAGATGGCCGACTACGACCGGGCCCGGGTGCTGTGGAAGGTCGCCGACCTGATCGATGAGAACGCCGAGGTCCTGGCCGAACTGGAGTCGCTCAACGCCGGCATCCCCGCCTCCCAGGCCGGAATCATCACCAAGGTCGGCTCGGAGTGGTTCCGTTACTACGCCGGGTGGTGTACCAAGATCGACGGCATCGCCCGCGACGTCAACACCGGTGGCCTGACCGGCATCGAGTCACATCAGCACGTCTACACGCTGCGCGAGCCCTATGGCGTGGTGGGGCTGATCTTCCCGTGGAACGGTCCGGTCTTCAACTTCTGCGCCAAGCTGGCGCCGTCGCTGGCCGCTGGCTGCAGCAGCGTCGTCAAGCCGGCCGAGGAGACCCCGCTCTCAGCGCTGGTACTGGACCGCATCCTGTCCGAGGCCGGCGTGCCCGACGGTGTGGTCAACATGGTGCTCGGCTACGGCCACACCGCCGGCGCGGCGATCACCGCGCATCCCGACGTCGAGAAGGTCGCGTTCACCGGATCGACCGAAGTCGGACGTGAGATCGTGCGAGCCTCGGCCGCAAGCAATCTCAACAAGGTGACCTTGGAGCTCGGCGGAAAGTCGCCGGTGCTGATCTACGACGATGCCGACCTCGACATGGCCATCACCATGGCGGCGTTCGGCACCTTCGTGCACTCGGGTCAGGCATGTGTCTGCGGATCGCGTATCTTCGCCCAGCGCGGCGTCTACGAGCGGGTCGTGGAGGGCATCGCCAACATGGCCAACATGATGCAGCTCGGCGGCCCCAAGGACGACGGCGTCATGGTCGGGCCACTGATCAGCCAGAAACAGCTCACCCGGGTGCTCGGCTATCTGGAGCAGGGCAGATCCGACGGCGCCGAGCTCGTCACCGGTGGGCACCGGCTGGACCGCAAGGGCTACTTCGTGCACCCCACCGTGGTCACCAATGTCGACCCCGATTCCAGCCGGCTGTTCCAGGAGGAGATCTTCGGGCCGGTGGTCACGATCCTGCCGTTCGACGACGACGACGAGGCGATCGCCCTGGCCAACAACAGCAGCTACGGTCTGGCCGCCACCGCGTGGACGTCCAACCTGGGGCGGGCACATCGACTGGCCAAGCGGCTCAAGGCCGGAACCGTGGGGCTGAACTGCCAGATGCAGTTCGACCACTCGATGCCGTTCGGCGGCTACAAGCAGTCCGGCTGGGGCTACGAGTCCGGCAAGGCCGGCATCGAAACCTACCTCCAGACGAAGATCGTCTGGGCGCAGATGTGA
- a CDS encoding TetR/AcrR family transcriptional regulator has translation MTSPSEEPAWKQRAVERSIKTAKIRAAQRVQRFLDAAQSIIIEKGSTDFTVQEVVDRSRQSLRSFYLQFDGKHELLLALFEDALSRAAEQIRAATANYPDPLERLKVAVELLFESSRPDPAAKRPLFTDFAPSLLLTHPAEVKVAHTPLLALLAELTEQAAAAGQLRAGPNPRRVAAMIMQTVMFNAQSSPASTDPAVNPLTADEVWDFCAHGFARS, from the coding sequence GTGACCAGCCCGAGCGAAGAACCCGCCTGGAAGCAGCGCGCGGTCGAACGCTCCATCAAAACCGCGAAGATACGTGCGGCGCAACGCGTTCAGCGTTTTCTGGATGCGGCGCAGTCGATCATCATCGAGAAGGGCAGCACCGACTTCACCGTCCAGGAGGTTGTCGACCGCTCGCGGCAGTCGCTGCGCAGCTTCTACCTGCAGTTCGACGGCAAACACGAACTGCTGCTGGCGCTCTTCGAGGACGCCCTGAGCCGTGCGGCCGAACAGATCCGCGCCGCGACGGCCAACTACCCCGATCCGCTGGAACGCCTCAAGGTCGCCGTCGAGTTGCTGTTCGAGTCCTCGCGCCCCGACCCGGCCGCAAAACGGCCGCTGTTCACCGATTTCGCCCCGAGCCTGCTGTTGACCCACCCCGCCGAGGTGAAGGTCGCCCACACCCCGCTGCTGGCGTTGCTCGCCGAGCTGACCGAACAGGCGGCGGCCGCCGGACAGTTGCGCGCCGGACCCAACCCCAGGCGGGTGGCCGCGATGATCATGCAGACGGTCATGTTCAACGCTCAATCCAGCCCGGCCTCAACCGATCCGGCGGTCAACCCGCTGACCGCTGACGAGGTCTGGGACTTCTGCGCCCACGGCTTCGCCCGCAGCTGA
- a CDS encoding acyl-CoA dehydrogenase family protein: MQLAFDSDVESFRAEFSAFLDAHLPTDAEALERSQSCSHVPEWARRWQRLLFDNGWLLPGNPPEFGGRNANILQQYVHSEELSRRRIYPSFNPQGVGIIAASLLSFGTEEQKRQWAVPILRAEITASLGMSEPGAGSDLAGLQTRAVLTGDHFVVNGQKVWTSGAHHADVLLTFVRTDPNAPKHKGISVLLIPTDSPGVVRRPFASACGHDDVDFNEVFFTDVKVPAENLVGPLNGGWGVANGSLGHERTLLWMSFADRLRDLIHDFRPAGELDRDRFATLLMDDQALRLIGSVALAQAARGEQDVPALSVLKLLGSEAVQTATEHALDASGSSGLTHPAGSGTYTPMNDDYATASWFDRYLRSFSGTIAGGTSEIQRNIIAQRVLGLPR, from the coding sequence GTGCAACTCGCCTTTGATTCCGACGTTGAGAGTTTCCGAGCCGAGTTCTCGGCATTCCTCGATGCGCATCTGCCCACCGATGCCGAGGCGCTCGAGCGGTCACAGTCGTGCTCGCACGTCCCGGAGTGGGCGCGGCGCTGGCAGCGCCTGCTGTTCGACAACGGCTGGCTGCTGCCCGGGAATCCTCCTGAATTCGGTGGCCGCAACGCGAACATCCTGCAGCAGTACGTGCACTCCGAGGAGCTGTCCCGCCGGCGGATCTATCCCAGCTTCAACCCGCAGGGGGTCGGCATCATCGCGGCGTCCCTGCTGTCGTTCGGCACCGAGGAGCAGAAGCGGCAGTGGGCGGTCCCGATCCTTCGTGCCGAGATCACGGCCTCGCTGGGCATGAGCGAACCGGGCGCGGGCTCGGACCTGGCCGGACTACAGACCCGCGCGGTGCTCACCGGCGACCACTTCGTGGTCAACGGCCAGAAGGTGTGGACGTCGGGCGCCCACCACGCGGACGTGTTGTTGACCTTCGTACGCACCGACCCGAATGCGCCCAAGCACAAAGGCATCAGCGTGCTGCTGATACCCACCGACTCCCCGGGAGTGGTGCGGCGGCCCTTTGCCTCGGCATGCGGCCACGACGACGTCGATTTCAATGAGGTCTTCTTCACCGATGTCAAGGTGCCCGCCGAGAATCTGGTGGGTCCGCTCAACGGCGGCTGGGGGGTCGCCAACGGCTCGCTCGGTCATGAACGCACCCTGCTGTGGATGAGCTTCGCCGATCGGCTGCGCGACCTGATCCATGACTTCCGGCCGGCCGGGGAGCTGGACCGCGACCGCTTCGCGACGTTGTTGATGGACGATCAGGCGTTGCGACTGATCGGATCGGTGGCGTTGGCGCAGGCGGCCCGCGGCGAGCAGGACGTCCCAGCGCTGTCGGTGCTCAAGCTGCTGGGCTCCGAGGCGGTGCAGACTGCCACCGAACACGCGCTCGACGCTTCCGGAAGCAGCGGCCTGACCCACCCGGCCGGCTCGGGAACCTACACGCCGATGAACGACGACTACGCCACCGCGAGCTGGTTCGACCGCTACCTGCGCAGCTTCTCCGGGACCATTGCCGGCGGCACATCGGAGATCCAGCGCAATATCATCGCGCAACGGGTCCTGGGCCTGCCCCGATAG
- a CDS encoding acyl-CoA dehydrogenase family protein, protein MTTGIDATSIALLEDTLRKTMASQSGAELDRALAELGWAEMLSDDPDLAIPLVFRLLGETGAHASVLNDVILETIGGVPGGTPPMPYAGGSWVIWERREGEGNPVLGGLPLRGVPGGELMRVGDAQRALGWWLVGSARAMLALARQHALDRVQFGKPIASFQAIRHRLAETLVAIEGAEATLTVPVVESPDLTSMLAKAAAGKAALTAAKHCQQVLGGVGFTAEHDLHRHIERVLVLDGLLGSARDLTRRVGGGLRARGSAPRLVQL, encoded by the coding sequence ATGACCACCGGAATCGATGCCACGTCGATCGCTCTGCTGGAAGACACCCTGCGCAAGACCATGGCGTCGCAGTCCGGCGCCGAGCTGGATCGGGCCCTGGCCGAACTCGGTTGGGCAGAAATGCTTTCCGATGATCCGGACCTGGCGATCCCACTGGTGTTCCGGCTGCTCGGAGAGACCGGGGCGCACGCCTCGGTACTCAACGACGTGATACTGGAGACCATCGGCGGCGTGCCCGGCGGCACTCCCCCGATGCCCTATGCCGGCGGCAGCTGGGTGATCTGGGAACGGAGGGAAGGCGAGGGCAATCCCGTTCTTGGCGGGCTTCCGCTGCGCGGAGTACCCGGCGGGGAGCTGATGCGGGTGGGTGATGCTCAGCGCGCGTTGGGGTGGTGGCTGGTCGGTTCGGCGCGGGCGATGCTGGCCCTGGCCCGCCAGCACGCGCTGGACCGGGTGCAGTTCGGTAAACCGATCGCCTCCTTTCAGGCCATTCGGCACCGGCTCGCCGAAACCCTGGTCGCCATCGAGGGCGCCGAGGCCACCCTCACCGTCCCCGTCGTCGAAAGCCCGGACCTGACCTCGATGCTGGCCAAGGCCGCCGCGGGCAAGGCCGCGTTGACCGCGGCCAAGCACTGCCAGCAGGTGCTGGGTGGAGTCGGCTTCACCGCGGAGCACGATCTGCATCGCCATATCGAGCGGGTGCTGGTCCTGGACGGATTGCTGGGCAGTGCGCGCGACTTGACCCGCCGGGTCGGCGGCGGTCTGCGGGCCCGCGGCTCGGCCCCACGACTGGTGCAGTTATAG
- a CDS encoding acyl-CoA dehydrogenase family protein — MNVSEFHADLRAWLDAHDLTPGPDHSLESHVRQFGRVCAALYEADWMRYGWPVEAGGLGGPAMLRAVVGEEVVGRGLAEPGPYSMLEVLAPTMIDYAPPELAAEMVPRLLSGRELWCQGFSEPGSGSDLASLSTRAIPDGDTWIINGQKVWTSFAQYSTRCVLLTRTAPGHDGITAFFVDMDAPGITVRPLRTMHGVDEFCEVYFDDVAVPAGRMLGEPGDGWRLAMDLLPFERSTCFWQRIAYLYSRLDRLIVETTEIDDAELGDAYLALHTLRCRSRATQHRLAGGTRLGPDTSIDKVLLATAEQKLFDTVRDLLPGTIELDESSWRTEYLYSRAATIYGGTSEIQRNIIARRLLDLGKE; from the coding sequence ATGAATGTTTCTGAATTCCACGCGGATCTGCGCGCCTGGCTCGACGCACATGACCTGACCCCCGGGCCGGATCACTCGCTGGAGAGCCACGTCAGGCAGTTCGGCCGGGTCTGCGCCGCGCTGTACGAAGCCGACTGGATGCGCTACGGCTGGCCGGTCGAGGCCGGCGGCCTGGGCGGGCCGGCGATGCTGCGGGCGGTCGTCGGCGAAGAGGTCGTCGGCCGCGGGCTCGCCGAACCCGGTCCGTATTCGATGCTGGAAGTGCTGGCGCCCACCATGATCGACTACGCGCCACCAGAACTCGCCGCGGAGATGGTGCCCCGGCTGCTGTCCGGCCGCGAACTATGGTGCCAGGGCTTCTCCGAGCCGGGCTCCGGCAGCGACCTGGCGTCCCTGTCGACCCGCGCCATCCCTGACGGCGACACCTGGATCATCAACGGCCAGAAGGTGTGGACCAGCTTCGCCCAGTATTCGACACGCTGCGTGCTGTTGACCCGCACCGCTCCCGGCCATGACGGAATCACCGCGTTCTTCGTCGACATGGACGCCCCCGGCATCACCGTGCGTCCGTTACGGACGATGCACGGAGTGGACGAGTTCTGTGAGGTCTACTTCGACGACGTGGCGGTCCCCGCCGGGCGTATGCTCGGCGAGCCCGGTGACGGCTGGCGGCTCGCCATGGATCTGCTGCCGTTCGAGCGCTCCACCTGCTTCTGGCAGCGCATCGCCTACCTGTACTCGCGGCTGGATCGGCTCATCGTCGAGACGACCGAGATCGATGACGCCGAGTTGGGCGATGCCTACCTCGCCCTGCACACGCTGCGCTGTCGGTCCCGCGCCACCCAGCACCGGCTGGCCGGGGGCACCAGGCTGGGCCCGGACACCTCGATCGACAAGGTGCTGCTGGCCACCGCCGAACAGAAGCTCTTCGACACGGTGCGCGACCTGCTGCCGGGAACCATCGAGCTCGACGAGTCATCCTGGCGCACCGAGTATCTCTACTCGCGCGCGGCGACCATCTACGGCGGCACCTCGGAGATCCAACGCAACATCATCGCCCGCCGACTGCTGGACCTCGGCAAGGAGTGA
- a CDS encoding nuclear transport factor 2 family protein translates to MSTRTDELVEIQQLLARYAVTITQGDIDGLVAVFTPDGTYSAFGETYSLDRFPVLVEAAPKGLFMTGTPVIELDGDTATGTQPLCFIDHASHDMRIGYYNDTYVRTADGWRLKTRAMTFIRRSGVHDSGRPHAIGRPSSK, encoded by the coding sequence ATGTCAACAAGAACTGACGAGCTCGTCGAGATTCAGCAGCTACTCGCCCGCTACGCGGTGACGATCACCCAGGGCGACATCGACGGGCTGGTGGCGGTGTTCACTCCGGACGGCACCTACAGTGCTTTCGGCGAAACCTATTCGCTGGACCGGTTTCCGGTGCTGGTGGAGGCAGCCCCCAAAGGCTTGTTCATGACCGGAACCCCGGTGATCGAGCTGGACGGCGACACCGCGACCGGCACCCAACCACTGTGCTTCATCGACCACGCCAGCCACGACATGCGGATCGGCTACTACAACGACACCTATGTGCGCACCGCGGACGGCTGGCGGTTGAAGACCCGGGCGATGACGTTCATCCGCCGTAGCGGTGTGCACGACTCGGGCCGTCCACACGCGATCGGTCGCCCTTCATCGAAATGA
- a CDS encoding metal-dependent hydrolase family protein, with amino-acid sequence MLTLKAAGLLDVDSDEIIRPGVIRVDGDKIVAVGGSPTSGTDDEVLDLGDLILLPGLMDMEVNLLMGGRGENPGLSQVQDDPPTRVLRAVGNARRTLRAGFTTVRNLGLFVKTGGYLLDVALGKAIDAGWIEGPRVVPAGHAITPTGGHLDPTMFAAFMPGALELTVEEGIANGVDEIRKAVRYQIKHGAQLIKVCCSGGVMSLTGEAGAQHYSDEELRAIVDEAHRRGLRVAAHTHGAEAVKHAVACGIDCIEHGFLMDDEAIALLVEHDRFLVTTRRLAEAMDVSKAAPELQAKAAEMFPKARTSIKAAYEAGVKIAVGTDAPAIPHGRNADELVTLVDWGMPPAAVLKAATVTAAELINAADRGRLAEGLLADIIGVPGDPLSDISVTQNVKFVMKGGQVYVNKN; translated from the coding sequence GTGCTGACGCTCAAAGCAGCCGGGCTGCTCGACGTCGACTCCGATGAGATCATCCGGCCCGGGGTCATCCGGGTCGACGGCGACAAGATCGTCGCCGTCGGCGGATCCCCGACGTCCGGTACGGACGACGAGGTGCTGGATCTCGGTGACCTGATCCTGCTGCCCGGGCTGATGGACATGGAGGTCAACCTGCTGATGGGCGGCCGGGGTGAGAACCCCGGCCTGTCCCAGGTGCAGGATGACCCGCCGACCCGGGTGCTGCGTGCGGTCGGCAACGCCCGGCGCACGCTGCGTGCCGGTTTCACCACGGTGCGAAACCTCGGACTGTTCGTCAAGACCGGCGGATACCTGCTCGACGTCGCATTGGGCAAGGCGATCGACGCAGGCTGGATCGAGGGACCGCGGGTGGTGCCGGCCGGTCATGCGATCACCCCGACCGGCGGCCACCTGGATCCGACGATGTTCGCGGCGTTCATGCCGGGCGCGTTGGAGCTGACCGTCGAGGAGGGCATCGCCAACGGCGTCGACGAGATCCGCAAGGCGGTGCGCTACCAGATCAAGCACGGCGCACAGCTGATCAAGGTGTGCTGCTCCGGTGGCGTGATGTCGCTGACCGGGGAGGCCGGCGCACAGCACTACTCGGATGAGGAGCTGCGCGCCATCGTCGACGAGGCGCACCGGCGCGGGCTGCGGGTGGCCGCGCACACCCACGGCGCCGAGGCGGTCAAACACGCGGTGGCGTGCGGAATCGACTGCATCGAACACGGATTCCTGATGGACGACGAGGCGATCGCGCTGCTTGTCGAACACGACCGGTTCCTGGTCACCACCCGCCGACTGGCCGAGGCGATGGACGTGTCGAAAGCCGCGCCCGAACTGCAGGCCAAGGCCGCAGAGATGTTCCCCAAGGCCCGAACCTCGATCAAAGCAGCCTACGAGGCCGGGGTGAAGATCGCCGTCGGCACCGACGCACCCGCGATCCCACACGGCCGCAACGCCGACGAACTGGTCACCCTGGTCGACTGGGGCATGCCGCCGGCCGCGGTGCTCAAGGCGGCGACGGTGACGGCAGCTGAGCTGATCAACGCCGCCGACCGCGGCCGGCTGGCCGAGGGCCTACTCGCAGACATCATCGGGGTGCCGGGAGATCCGTTGTCCGACATCAGCGTTACCCAGAACGTGAAGTTCGTCATGAAAGGCGGCCAGGTGTATGTCAACAAGAACTGA
- a CDS encoding aromatic ring-hydroxylating oxygenase subunit alpha: MAHFPKPAAGSWTQAYPELGTEPVDYTDSFDPAHFADEQEAIFKRTWLHVGRVERLPKTGSYFTRELPSVCKGTSIIIVKGKDGVVRAFHNICRHRGNKLVWNDFPSEETEGTCRQFTCKYHAWRYSLDGDLTFIQQEGEFFDVDKSQYGLVPVRCEVWEGFIFVNFDDNAGPLNEYLGSLAKGLEGYPFGEMTEVYSYKSEIGSNWKLFLDAFVEFYHAPILHQGQYTKEEAAKIQKFGYEALHYELAGPHSLQSTWGGQSPPADLNMVKPLDRALRSGLFGPWDKPDLIADLKELPPSVNIKRVPQWGIDSFVFFPNFMILIWEPGWYLTYQYWPTAADKHTFEASLYFVPPRNARERLAQELAAVTFKEYALQDANTLEATQTMIGTKVVDDFLLCDQEVLIRHLHKTARDYVSEYKKTKEHANGATV, encoded by the coding sequence GTGGCACATTTCCCCAAGCCCGCAGCAGGAAGCTGGACGCAGGCCTATCCCGAACTCGGGACCGAGCCGGTCGACTACACCGACTCGTTCGATCCGGCGCATTTCGCAGACGAGCAGGAGGCGATCTTCAAGCGCACCTGGCTACACGTCGGGCGAGTCGAGCGGCTGCCCAAGACCGGCAGCTACTTCACCCGGGAACTGCCCTCGGTATGCAAGGGCACCTCGATCATCATCGTCAAGGGCAAGGACGGCGTGGTCCGGGCCTTCCACAACATCTGTCGGCACCGCGGAAACAAGTTGGTGTGGAACGACTTCCCCAGCGAGGAGACCGAGGGCACCTGCCGCCAGTTCACCTGCAAGTACCACGCCTGGCGCTACAGCCTCGACGGCGACCTCACCTTCATCCAGCAGGAGGGTGAGTTCTTCGACGTCGACAAGAGCCAGTACGGCCTGGTGCCGGTGCGCTGCGAGGTCTGGGAAGGATTCATCTTCGTCAACTTCGACGACAACGCCGGACCGCTCAACGAATACCTCGGATCCCTGGCCAAGGGCCTCGAGGGCTACCCGTTCGGCGAGATGACCGAGGTCTACTCCTACAAGTCCGAAATCGGTAGCAACTGGAAGCTGTTCCTCGACGCGTTCGTGGAGTTCTACCATGCGCCGATCCTGCACCAGGGCCAGTACACCAAGGAAGAAGCCGCCAAGATCCAGAAATTCGGCTACGAAGCGCTGCACTACGAGCTGGCCGGACCACACAGCCTGCAATCAACGTGGGGTGGTCAGTCGCCGCCGGCCGACCTCAACATGGTCAAGCCGTTGGACCGGGCGCTGCGCAGCGGACTCTTCGGCCCCTGGGACAAGCCGGATCTCATTGCCGACCTCAAGGAATTGCCACCGTCGGTGAACATCAAGCGAGTGCCGCAGTGGGGCATCGACTCCTTCGTGTTCTTCCCCAACTTCATGATTCTGATCTGGGAGCCGGGCTGGTACCTGACCTACCAGTACTGGCCGACCGCTGCCGACAAGCACACCTTCGAAGCGAGCCTGTACTTCGTGCCGCCGCGCAATGCCCGAGAGCGGTTGGCCCAGGAACTGGCCGCGGTGACCTTCAAGGAGTACGCGCTGCAGGACGCCAACACCCTGGAAGCAACCCAGACCATGATCGGCACGAAGGTCGTGGACGACTTCTTGTTGTGCGACCAGGAGGTCCTGATTCGACACCTGCACAAGACCGCCCGTGACTACGTATCGGAATACAAGAAGACCAAGGAGCACGCCAATGGCGCTACCGTCTGA
- a CDS encoding carboxymuconolactone decarboxylase family protein, which yields MRLTPLSESQWDDEAVQRALAQMLTADRRNARDAGSAMTMLVHHPKLARAFLKFNVELLYRASLPGNLRELAILRTAHRRGCEYEWVHHIRFGKEAGLTDEDIEDLQHGAARDELNQAVLNAADELDEASRLSPATEAVLTKHLDEQQLMELVFTVGCYSMLAMAFNTFGVELDEEPESGR from the coding sequence ATGCGCCTGACTCCGCTGTCGGAGTCCCAGTGGGACGATGAGGCGGTCCAGCGTGCCCTCGCCCAGATGCTGACCGCGGATCGGCGCAACGCTCGCGACGCCGGCTCGGCGATGACCATGCTGGTGCACCACCCGAAGCTGGCCCGGGCGTTCCTCAAATTCAATGTCGAGCTGCTGTACCGCGCGTCGCTGCCCGGGAATCTCCGCGAGCTCGCGATCCTGCGGACCGCCCACCGCCGCGGCTGCGAATACGAATGGGTGCACCACATCAGGTTCGGTAAGGAAGCCGGCCTCACCGACGAAGACATCGAAGACCTGCAGCACGGCGCGGCGCGCGACGAGCTGAACCAAGCCGTGCTGAACGCAGCCGACGAACTCGACGAGGCCTCCCGGCTCTCCCCTGCCACCGAGGCGGTCCTCACCAAACACCTGGACGAGCAACAACTGATGGAACTCGTCTTCACGGTCGGCTGCTACAGCATGTTGGCCATGGCCTTCAACACTTTTGGCGTTGAACTCGATGAAGAACCCGAATCAGGGAGGTAA